A genomic stretch from Marinimicrobium sp. C6131 includes:
- a CDS encoding PilZ domain-containing protein has product MEHRCSRRVPLNINTLIYKHGVPVAMGRIKNGSSHGLYLETDYEDVRELQKLELEILLGDRVKDNRRCCVAALVVRKSSTGIGLEMEMLEEQGAKPLREFIEQRQRDPHRLNRDLIANTAARAAQLTPDETLPVRRPVRHS; this is encoded by the coding sequence ATGGAGCATCGATGCAGTCGACGAGTCCCGCTCAACATCAACACGCTGATCTACAAACACGGTGTGCCGGTGGCGATGGGGCGGATCAAAAACGGGAGCAGTCACGGGCTGTATCTGGAAACGGACTACGAAGACGTCCGTGAGTTGCAGAAACTGGAGCTGGAAATCCTTTTGGGTGATCGTGTTAAAGACAACCGACGTTGCTGCGTGGCGGCGCTGGTGGTACGGAAATCGTCAACCGGTATCGGGTTGGAGATGGAGATGCTGGAAGAGCAGGGTGCCAAACCGCTGCGTGAGTTCATCGAACAGCGCCAGCGCGACCCTCATCGGCTGAACCGGGATTTAATAGCCAATACAGCGGCTCGGGCCGCACAGCTGACTCCTGATGAAACACTGCCGGTGCGTCGTCCGGTCCGTCATTCCTGA
- the malQ gene encoding 4-alpha-glucanotransferase encodes MALRDLPHPLLQDRRAGVLLHPTSLPGPGEQGTLGADAFRFVDFLAECGFTIWQMLPVGPTHANRSPYQTLSINAGNPSLIDLDDLVTRGWLTPEQRQALSGERARRQAADTFFSQYDQHPEQAEAYERFCHTQRQWLDDYALFMALRECYPDGDWTQWPDDIRLRRAQGMARMRRELSQSIEARRFEQFVFDYQWQALRQYARTREIALFGDMPIFVAHDSADVWANQDLFKLDVQGQPLTIAGVPPDYFSEDGQHWGNPHYNWDEMQASGFRWWRQRLNTQLLWFDLIRLDHFRGLEAFWEIPATTPQPRLGRWVEAPGRALLNSLFREHKNLPLIAENLGFITPSVEALREEFRLPGMVVLQFAFDGNPDNPHLPHTYDPHSVVYTGTHDNDTSLGWYQQQPEAVRTRLLEYCHNSQEPMPQLLVRLALSSVAQMAIIPLQDLLGLGSEHRMNRPGTEDGNWQWRFVWPQVPPHLNETLHHWLTLYGRQPNLPLQPPRS; translated from the coding sequence ATGGCCTTGCGCGATTTACCTCACCCATTGCTGCAGGACCGGCGGGCCGGAGTGCTGCTGCACCCGACGTCGCTACCCGGTCCGGGAGAGCAGGGGACCTTGGGGGCGGATGCCTTCCGGTTTGTGGATTTTCTGGCCGAGTGTGGTTTTACCATCTGGCAGATGTTGCCGGTAGGCCCCACCCATGCCAACCGCTCGCCCTACCAGACGTTGTCCATCAACGCCGGCAATCCATCGCTTATCGATCTGGATGATCTTGTGACCAGAGGGTGGCTGACACCGGAGCAGCGTCAGGCACTCAGTGGTGAACGGGCGCGGCGTCAAGCGGCCGACACGTTCTTCTCTCAATATGATCAGCACCCGGAGCAGGCCGAAGCGTACGAACGTTTCTGTCACACTCAACGCCAGTGGCTGGATGACTATGCATTGTTCATGGCGTTGCGGGAGTGTTACCCGGACGGTGACTGGACACAATGGCCGGATGATATCCGTCTGCGCCGGGCCCAGGGCATGGCCCGCATGCGTCGGGAGCTGAGTCAGAGCATCGAAGCCCGTCGGTTTGAGCAGTTTGTGTTTGACTATCAGTGGCAGGCGCTGCGTCAGTACGCTCGCACTCGAGAGATCGCGCTGTTTGGTGATATGCCGATTTTCGTGGCACACGACAGTGCCGATGTCTGGGCCAATCAGGACCTGTTCAAACTGGATGTACAGGGTCAGCCACTGACTATTGCCGGTGTGCCACCGGATTACTTTTCCGAAGACGGGCAGCACTGGGGCAATCCGCATTACAACTGGGATGAAATGCAGGCCAGCGGCTTCCGCTGGTGGCGTCAGCGACTGAACACACAATTGCTTTGGTTCGATCTTATCCGATTGGATCATTTCAGGGGACTGGAAGCCTTCTGGGAAATCCCCGCCACGACCCCGCAGCCGCGTCTGGGGCGCTGGGTCGAAGCACCGGGACGCGCGTTGCTCAACAGTCTGTTCCGAGAGCACAAAAATCTGCCTCTGATTGCGGAAAACCTCGGGTTCATCACCCCGTCGGTTGAAGCGCTGAGAGAAGAGTTCCGCTTACCCGGCATGGTGGTTTTGCAGTTTGCGTTTGATGGCAACCCCGACAACCCCCACCTGCCGCATACCTACGACCCTCACTCTGTCGTGTATACGGGCACCCACGACAACGACACCAGCCTGGGTTGGTATCAACAACAGCCCGAAGCGGTGCGCACCCGGCTGCTGGAATACTGCCATAACAGCCAGGAACCCATGCCCCAGTTGCTGGTGCGACTGGCACTGTCTTCTGTAGCGCAGATGGCCATCATCCCGCTCCAGGATCTGCTCGGTCTTGGGTCGGAGCATCGTATGAATCGCCCGGGCACCGAGGATGGAAATTGGCAATGGCGCTTTGTCTGGCCCCAGGTGCCCCCACACCTGAACGAAACACTCCATCACTGGCTGACGCTCTACGGGCGGCAGCCCAATTTACCCCTGCAGCCACCAAGATCATGA
- a CDS encoding glycoside hydrolase family 57 protein: MCSDNVKPRVKVVFCWHMHQPDYRDRLTGEYYFPWTYLHALKDYTDMLVHLEDNPKARAVVNFSPILLEQLDDYQAQVDDYLDHGTAIRDPMLEALVQDQLPEPGSEAYETLAQNCLRAHRDRMIERFPAYKFLVQVLEQTTDSPQRQCYLNPQFLIDLVVWYHLAWLGENHRRDDPRVQTLQSKGGGFTDQDRRTLLLVIAEQLRAIKPRYRALRDEGRIELAMSPYAHPILPLLLDFNSAREAMPDVVLPKSAAYPGGEARAHWHLKQGLEVFERYFGSRPKGCWASEGALSDQTLKLLSEEGFTWTATGDSVLHNSLKKTANARQAPKHLHRAFTFDQQPIRCFFRDDGLSDLIGFQYSDWHAEDAVGDLINHLVRIADESDNPEACVISIIMDGENAWEYYPENAWYFLEALYRRISSHPRLEMTTYESTLDDAKLNPVALDHLVAGSWVYGTFSTWIGDRDKNRAWDMLCEAKAVYDKHCNTLSDAEQSAAQLQLAQCEGSDWFWWFGDYNPSESVRDFDYLYRRHLTNLYRLLKQPPPDYLQTAFSHGGGAPAAGGVMRRGHVEGST, from the coding sequence ATGTGTTCTGACAATGTCAAACCCCGGGTGAAAGTGGTGTTCTGTTGGCATATGCACCAGCCGGATTATCGCGACCGACTGACAGGGGAATACTACTTCCCCTGGACCTACCTGCATGCGTTGAAGGATTACACCGACATGCTCGTCCATCTGGAGGATAACCCCAAGGCTCGGGCCGTTGTGAATTTTTCGCCCATCCTGCTGGAGCAGCTCGACGACTACCAGGCCCAGGTGGATGATTATCTCGATCACGGTACCGCCATACGCGATCCGATGCTCGAGGCACTGGTGCAGGACCAGTTACCCGAGCCAGGCAGCGAAGCGTATGAGACCCTCGCCCAGAACTGCTTGCGGGCGCACAGGGATCGGATGATCGAGCGCTTTCCGGCCTACAAATTTCTGGTTCAGGTGCTGGAGCAAACCACTGACAGTCCGCAACGCCAGTGTTATCTGAACCCACAGTTCCTGATTGACCTGGTGGTCTGGTATCACCTTGCCTGGCTGGGCGAAAATCACCGGCGCGACGACCCGCGGGTTCAGACATTGCAGTCCAAAGGGGGAGGCTTCACGGATCAGGACCGTCGGACCTTGCTGCTGGTGATTGCCGAACAGTTGCGGGCGATCAAACCCCGGTACCGGGCCCTCAGGGACGAAGGGCGGATCGAGTTGGCCATGAGCCCTTACGCTCACCCGATTTTGCCATTGCTGCTGGACTTCAATAGCGCACGGGAAGCCATGCCGGACGTCGTTCTGCCAAAGTCGGCCGCTTACCCGGGCGGTGAAGCGCGAGCTCATTGGCACCTCAAACAGGGGCTTGAGGTGTTTGAGCGCTACTTTGGCTCACGTCCGAAGGGCTGTTGGGCATCGGAGGGAGCCCTCAGTGATCAGACATTGAAGCTACTCTCGGAGGAAGGGTTTACCTGGACCGCCACGGGAGACTCCGTGTTGCACAACAGTCTCAAAAAAACCGCCAATGCCAGGCAGGCGCCCAAACATCTGCATCGTGCCTTCACGTTCGACCAGCAACCGATCCGGTGTTTTTTCCGGGATGATGGGCTGTCCGACCTGATCGGTTTTCAGTATTCGGACTGGCACGCCGAAGACGCCGTCGGTGATCTGATCAACCATCTGGTCCGCATTGCGGATGAAAGCGATAACCCCGAGGCCTGTGTGATTTCCATCATCATGGATGGTGAAAACGCCTGGGAGTATTACCCGGAAAATGCCTGGTATTTTCTGGAAGCCTTGTACCGACGCATCAGCAGTCATCCCCGTCTGGAAATGACAACCTACGAATCAACGCTGGACGATGCAAAGCTGAACCCTGTTGCGCTCGATCACCTGGTCGCAGGCAGTTGGGTCTACGGCACGTTTTCCACCTGGATCGGTGACCGGGATAAAAACCGCGCCTGGGACATGCTCTGTGAGGCAAAAGCCGTCTACGACAAGCATTGCAACACCTTGTCCGACGCCGAACAGAGTGCGGCGCAGTTGCAGTTGGCTCAGTGTGAAGGGTCCGACTGGTTCTGGTGGTTTGGGGACTATAATCCGTCCGAAAGCGTCCGGGATTTTGACTACCTCTACCGCCGACACCTGACCAACCTGTATCGACTACTCAAACAGCCACCGCCGGATTATTTACAGACTGCCTTCAGCCATGGTGGTGGAGCACCGGCCGCCGGTGGAGTCATGCGTCGGGGCCATGTGGAGGGCAGTACCTGA
- the glgC gene encoding glucose-1-phosphate adenylyltransferase, translated as MLTSTSGRFVSRLTRETLAIVLAGGRGSRLHELTNWRAKPAVHYGGKFRIIDFPLSNCVNSGIRRISVLTQYKSHSLDRHIQRGWGFLGGELGEFVELLPAQQRMGESWYAGTADAVWQNLDIIRRHNPAYVLILAGDHVYKMDYGTMLAAHVEREADITVGCIEVPLEQASAFGVMNIDTDNRITKFQEKPRDPEPMPGSDDQALASMGIYVFNTEVLFRELLNDQNLPGSSHDFGKDIIPSLMKSHRVMAFPFRDPITGGKAYWRDVGTIDSLWEANLELTGITPELDLYDSEWPIWTYQEQVPPAKFVFDDEGRRGNAVDSMIAGGCIVSGAQVHHSLLFPRVRVHSYSEITDSVLFPRVDVGRNCRIRRALIDRGCQIPPGTVIGFDPEEDKKRFHVSTKGVVLVTPEMLDEAYPHVF; from the coding sequence ATGCTTACGTCAACATCCGGCCGTTTTGTCAGCCGCCTTACCCGGGAAACCCTTGCCATCGTTCTGGCCGGCGGAAGAGGATCCCGCCTCCATGAGTTGACCAACTGGCGCGCCAAACCAGCGGTCCATTATGGCGGTAAGTTCCGCATTATTGACTTTCCCTTGTCGAACTGCGTGAATTCGGGCATTCGCCGAATCAGTGTGTTGACCCAGTACAAATCCCACTCCCTCGACCGGCATATACAGCGCGGCTGGGGTTTCCTTGGTGGTGAACTCGGTGAGTTTGTCGAGTTGTTGCCCGCTCAGCAGCGGATGGGGGAGAGCTGGTATGCGGGTACGGCCGATGCCGTGTGGCAGAATCTGGATATCATTCGTCGCCATAATCCCGCCTATGTACTGATTCTGGCCGGCGACCACGTGTACAAGATGGACTACGGCACCATGCTCGCGGCCCATGTGGAGCGCGAGGCGGACATTACCGTCGGCTGCATTGAAGTGCCACTGGAACAGGCCAGCGCCTTTGGCGTGATGAACATCGACACCGATAACCGGATTACCAAGTTTCAGGAAAAACCCCGGGACCCGGAACCCATGCCCGGCTCGGACGATCAGGCCCTGGCGTCCATGGGGATTTATGTCTTCAACACCGAAGTGCTGTTCCGCGAGCTTCTCAATGACCAGAACCTGCCCGGTTCCTCCCATGACTTCGGCAAGGATATTATTCCCTCACTAATGAAAAGCCACCGGGTCATGGCCTTTCCATTTCGCGACCCGATTACCGGCGGCAAGGCCTACTGGCGGGATGTGGGCACCATCGACTCGCTCTGGGAAGCCAACCTGGAGCTGACCGGCATTACGCCGGAGCTGGACCTTTACGACTCGGAATGGCCCATCTGGACCTATCAGGAACAGGTGCCCCCGGCCAAATTCGTCTTTGACGATGAAGGGCGCCGGGGCAACGCTGTGGACTCGATGATTGCCGGTGGCTGTATTGTCTCCGGAGCCCAGGTGCACCATTCGCTGCTGTTCCCCCGGGTTCGGGTTCACTCCTATTCCGAGATTACCGACTCGGTGTTGTTCCCCCGGGTGGATGTCGGCCGGAACTGCCGGATTCGACGCGCCCTGATCGACAGGGGCTGCCAGATTCCGCCGGGAACGGTGATCGGATTCGATCCGGAAGAGGACAAAAAGCGCTTTCATGTGTCGACAAAAGGTGTGGTGTTGGTGACCCCGGAAATGCTTGATGAGGCATACCCCCATGTGTTCTGA
- the glgB gene encoding 1,4-alpha-glucan branching protein GlgB, with amino-acid sequence MPATALKEASQRLAQARHHDPFQVLGRHPVPGKPDTLLFRAFLPQASQAVLYGVKDKLTLTKEAASDFWSWQGKAAQLPEHPEIEWQDHHNCTHTAHYPYTFAPQLGDMDLHLFGEGRHWQVYEVLGAHPRTVDGVAGVLFATWAPAAERVSVVGDFNHWDDRIHPMRVRGGSGVWELFIPGLKPNTLYKYSIRNRHSGHIQMKTDPYGQVFEVRPKTAARVTAPSDYQWRDQSWLVERSRWDWQSAPLSVYEVHLSSWRRSEDGGFINYRTLAHQLVDYVKPLGFTHVELLPITEHPLDDSWGYQTTGYYAPTSRFGTPDDFRYFVDHLHQSGIGVLLDWVPAHFPKDEHALARYDGTALYEHEDPRKGEHRDWGTLIYNYGRNEVRNFLLANALYWLKEFHIDGLRVDAVASMLYLDYSREEGDWLPNRYGGNENLEAIDFLRQLNELCHGEHPGALVLAEESTAWPQVTRPTWVGGLGFSMKWNMGWMHDTLLYMSRDPIYRHYHHDQLTFGLIYAFTENFMLPFSHDEVVHGKGSMLTKMPGDDWQRFANLRLLYAYQWTYPGTKLLFMGCEFGQWKEWAHHGELDWLLLDYEPHQGVKTALSDLNRLYKSRTELHQRSFRSDGFEWIDCHDSPQSVISYLRASDDGFVVVILNFTPTPREGYRLGVPSPGHYREIFNSDSTYYGGSNVGNPLPLASEDRPWMNRPYSIELTLPPLGAIILDLDRT; translated from the coding sequence ATGCCAGCGACTGCTCTGAAGGAAGCCAGCCAACGCCTGGCTCAGGCACGACACCACGATCCCTTTCAGGTGCTGGGTCGACACCCGGTACCGGGAAAGCCGGATACCCTTCTGTTTCGCGCGTTTTTACCTCAGGCAAGCCAAGCGGTTCTCTACGGGGTTAAAGACAAACTGACTTTAACCAAAGAAGCGGCGTCAGATTTCTGGTCGTGGCAAGGGAAGGCAGCGCAGCTACCCGAACACCCGGAAATCGAATGGCAGGACCACCACAACTGCACCCATACCGCGCACTACCCTTACACCTTCGCGCCACAACTGGGCGATATGGATCTGCACCTGTTTGGCGAGGGTCGGCACTGGCAGGTGTACGAGGTGCTGGGGGCACACCCGCGAACTGTCGACGGCGTGGCCGGCGTGTTGTTCGCCACCTGGGCGCCGGCGGCCGAACGGGTCAGTGTGGTGGGTGACTTCAACCACTGGGACGACCGGATTCATCCCATGCGGGTGCGCGGAGGCAGCGGCGTTTGGGAGCTGTTCATTCCCGGGTTGAAGCCCAACACTCTCTATAAGTATTCAATCCGCAACCGGCACTCTGGTCATATCCAGATGAAGACGGACCCCTACGGTCAGGTGTTTGAGGTTCGCCCCAAAACCGCCGCCCGGGTAACCGCCCCCTCCGATTACCAATGGCGGGATCAGTCATGGCTGGTCGAGCGAAGCCGTTGGGATTGGCAAAGTGCCCCCCTGTCGGTGTACGAGGTGCACCTGAGTTCCTGGCGCCGCAGCGAAGACGGCGGTTTCATCAATTATCGGACCCTGGCGCACCAGTTGGTGGACTACGTCAAACCTTTGGGCTTTACTCACGTCGAATTGTTACCTATTACCGAACATCCCCTGGACGACTCCTGGGGGTACCAGACCACCGGGTACTATGCCCCGACCAGCCGTTTTGGCACCCCCGATGATTTCCGCTACTTTGTGGATCACCTCCACCAGTCCGGCATTGGCGTCCTGCTTGACTGGGTTCCCGCCCACTTTCCAAAAGACGAGCACGCCCTGGCCCGTTATGACGGCACCGCGTTATATGAACATGAAGATCCCCGTAAAGGGGAACACCGGGACTGGGGGACACTGATTTACAACTATGGCCGCAACGAGGTGCGCAACTTTCTGCTCGCCAATGCGCTTTACTGGTTGAAAGAGTTTCATATAGATGGCCTGCGCGTCGATGCGGTGGCCTCCATGCTCTATCTGGATTACTCGCGGGAGGAAGGCGACTGGTTGCCCAATCGCTATGGGGGTAATGAGAATCTTGAAGCGATCGATTTTCTTCGCCAACTCAACGAGCTCTGCCACGGCGAGCACCCCGGCGCTCTGGTGTTGGCTGAAGAGTCCACCGCCTGGCCTCAGGTGACCCGTCCCACCTGGGTGGGCGGACTGGGCTTTTCCATGAAATGGAACATGGGCTGGATGCATGACACTCTGCTCTACATGAGCCGGGACCCGATTTACCGTCACTACCATCACGATCAGCTGACGTTCGGTCTGATTTACGCGTTCACCGAGAACTTCATGCTGCCGTTTTCTCACGACGAAGTGGTCCACGGCAAAGGCAGCATGCTCACTAAAATGCCCGGTGATGACTGGCAACGCTTTGCCAATTTGCGTCTCCTTTACGCCTACCAATGGACCTACCCGGGCACCAAGCTGCTGTTCATGGGCTGCGAGTTCGGACAATGGAAAGAGTGGGCCCATCACGGCGAACTGGACTGGTTATTACTGGACTATGAGCCACATCAGGGCGTCAAAACCGCACTGTCCGATCTGAACCGGCTCTATAAAAGTCGTACCGAGTTGCACCAGCGCAGCTTTCGCAGTGATGGTTTCGAATGGATTGACTGTCACGACAGCCCCCAGTCTGTGATCAGTTACCTGCGTGCCAGCGACGATGGGTTTGTTGTTGTCATTCTGAATTTCACACCAACCCCCCGGGAAGGTTACCGCCTCGGCGTCCCCAGCCCGGGACACTACCGGGAGATTTTCAACTCGGATTCCACCTACTATGGCGGCAGCAATGTCGGCAACCCGCTGCCGCTGGCGTCCGAAGATCGCCCGTGGATGAACCGTCCCTATTCCATTGAACTGACACTGCCACCACTGGGTGCCATCATTCTCGATCTCGACCGGACATGA
- the glgA gene encoding glycogen synthase GlgA, with protein sequence MNILFLASEAFPLIKTGGLADVAGALPRALIKRGHSLRLVLPAYRSVLERLRSDQREDKPPALKVRGQIDLDGTPVTLWQTRLPGTRVQVWLVDIPAFSERAGNPYVTPEGVDWPDNDQRFYTLCRAAAELAMGRAGIDWKADLVHANDWQGAMVCEMLAREAASPATVFTVHNLAYHGLFDYQAMHRLGLAPWLWQPDFLEFYGQLSFIKAGLVFAQRLTTVSPSYAREIQTPELGCGLDGLLRARREALSGIINGIDVQAWNPARDPCLAVPYDRRRLVRKADNKRALCTELGLADAPDKLLLGFIGRLVEQKGLDLLLATLPELLARGDVQIALLGSGVKAYEQAFTGLAQDYPQSLSVTLGYDEALAHRIEAGVDVFLMPSLFEPCGLNQIYSLRYGTLPLVHAVGGLKDTVIDSDDPQTANGFTFAPASVEALRATLKRALALYQDPEAWQQRQWNAMSGDYSWDRSAAEYERIYELALEDKKQNA encoded by the coding sequence ATGAATATTCTTTTTCTGGCCAGTGAAGCCTTTCCATTGATCAAGACCGGCGGACTTGCGGACGTTGCCGGTGCCCTGCCCCGAGCCCTGATCAAACGGGGTCACTCCCTGCGCCTGGTGCTGCCGGCCTATCGGTCGGTACTTGAGCGGTTGCGCTCCGATCAACGCGAAGACAAACCACCAGCGCTCAAAGTTCGAGGACAGATCGACCTGGACGGAACCCCCGTGACACTCTGGCAAACGCGCCTGCCCGGCACCCGGGTACAGGTGTGGCTGGTGGATATTCCCGCGTTCTCCGAGCGTGCGGGTAACCCTTATGTGACACCCGAAGGTGTCGACTGGCCAGACAATGACCAGCGTTTTTATACTTTGTGTCGCGCTGCGGCCGAATTGGCGATGGGACGGGCCGGCATCGACTGGAAAGCCGACCTGGTGCACGCCAATGACTGGCAAGGGGCGATGGTCTGCGAGATGCTGGCCCGGGAAGCAGCGTCGCCGGCGACCGTGTTTACCGTTCACAATCTCGCCTATCATGGGCTGTTTGACTACCAGGCGATGCACCGACTGGGGCTGGCGCCCTGGTTGTGGCAGCCGGACTTCCTCGAGTTTTACGGACAGCTGTCGTTCATCAAGGCCGGTCTGGTATTCGCTCAGCGGCTGACCACGGTCAGCCCAAGCTATGCCCGGGAAATCCAGACCCCCGAACTGGGTTGCGGCCTCGATGGCCTGCTCCGAGCCCGGCGAGAAGCACTCAGCGGTATCATCAATGGCATTGATGTGCAGGCGTGGAATCCCGCCCGGGATCCCTGTCTGGCCGTACCCTATGATCGACGGCGACTGGTCCGCAAGGCGGACAACAAGCGGGCCCTTTGCACCGAGCTGGGCCTGGCGGATGCGCCGGATAAGTTATTACTGGGATTTATTGGCCGCCTGGTGGAACAGAAAGGGCTGGACCTGCTGCTGGCCACCCTGCCGGAACTGCTCGCCCGGGGCGACGTTCAGATCGCTCTGTTGGGCTCAGGCGTCAAAGCCTATGAGCAGGCCTTTACCGGGCTCGCACAGGACTACCCCCAGAGCCTGTCGGTCACGCTCGGGTATGACGAAGCCTTGGCGCACCGCATCGAAGCCGGTGTCGATGTCTTTCTGATGCCCTCGCTGTTCGAGCCCTGCGGTCTGAACCAGATATACAGCCTACGCTACGGCACCCTGCCTCTGGTTCACGCGGTTGGTGGTCTGAAAGATACCGTCATTGACAGTGATGATCCGCAGACAGCCAATGGTTTCACCTTCGCCCCGGCCAGTGTCGAGGCGCTTCGAGCCACACTCAAACGCGCCCTCGCCCTTTATCAGGACCCGGAAGCCTGGCAACAACGACAGTGGAATGCCATGAGTGGTGATTACTCCTGGGACAGAAGCGCCGCCGAGTATGAGCGAATTTATGAGTTGGCACTGGAGGATAAAAAGCAGAACGCTTGA
- a CDS encoding PQQ-dependent sugar dehydrogenase, whose translation MPTSLPSWSRWLLAFIAALLVGTLLGSLVQTQFNLLAIQSMGFPVPLTVRLVTSAQDLLFFGPVFAALFGGSFLVSQPVALLINRWLPPVWQPLLCALGAAVGFAVTLKLVDALAPMPTLIAATRSASGTLALLACAALAGWLFARWRPNRSTRPVRSPLATSAALVLVGAIGLLPEPASANESADYRIETVAQDLEHPWSVAFLPEGGLLVTERPGRLRHIDAQGHLHAPISGVPEVYAQGQSGLFDVLLANDFEHSRRLYLSYACGTYSANHTCLASAQWQDSALRAVQEIFRTRPAKTASAHFGGRLAWLEDDTLVMTLGDGFDYREQAQNVSNHLGGTVRLNSDGSVPTDNPFRSQTGAAPELYTLGHRNVQGLFFDAASGTLFSHEHGPKGGDELNILVPGENYGWPAVTHGLDYTGARVSPYEQWPGIRPPLWHWTPSIAPSGLTRYTGTLFPEWEGSLLVGGLASRQVHRLTFTDGVITEQAPLFGELQARIRDVRVGPDGAVYLVTDSPEGEVLRVTPD comes from the coding sequence ATGCCAACTTCACTCCCTTCCTGGTCCAGATGGCTGCTCGCATTTATCGCGGCCCTGCTTGTGGGTACACTGCTGGGCAGTCTGGTTCAAACGCAATTCAATCTGCTGGCCATTCAGTCCATGGGTTTTCCCGTCCCGCTAACTGTGCGGCTGGTGACCAGCGCCCAGGATCTGCTGTTCTTTGGTCCGGTATTCGCCGCTCTGTTTGGCGGCAGCTTTCTGGTCTCACAACCGGTCGCCCTACTGATCAACCGCTGGCTGCCTCCCGTCTGGCAGCCCCTGCTTTGCGCGCTGGGCGCGGCTGTGGGATTTGCGGTCACCCTGAAACTGGTTGATGCCCTTGCGCCCATGCCGACCTTGATTGCAGCCACCCGATCCGCTTCCGGCACTCTGGCCCTGCTGGCCTGCGCCGCACTGGCCGGCTGGCTGTTCGCCCGCTGGCGCCCCAACCGCTCGACTCGACCGGTACGATCACCTTTGGCTACATCCGCGGCCCTTGTGCTCGTCGGTGCGATCGGGCTGCTTCCCGAACCCGCCTCAGCCAATGAGTCGGCAGATTACCGGATCGAAACCGTGGCCCAGGACCTCGAACACCCCTGGTCCGTGGCGTTTCTCCCGGAAGGCGGCCTGCTGGTGACTGAGCGCCCGGGGCGACTGCGCCATATCGACGCTCAGGGTCATTTGCACGCTCCCATTTCAGGTGTTCCCGAGGTCTATGCCCAGGGTCAATCCGGATTGTTTGACGTGCTCCTGGCCAATGATTTCGAGCACAGTCGCCGACTGTATCTGAGCTACGCCTGCGGCACCTACAGCGCCAACCATACTTGTCTGGCCAGTGCCCAGTGGCAGGATTCGGCCCTGCGGGCGGTCCAGGAAATTTTCCGGACCCGACCCGCCAAAACCGCATCAGCCCACTTCGGTGGCCGTCTGGCCTGGCTGGAAGATGACACGCTGGTGATGACGCTGGGGGACGGCTTTGACTATCGCGAGCAGGCACAGAATGTGAGCAATCATCTGGGCGGTACCGTGCGGCTCAATTCCGACGGTTCGGTGCCGACCGACAATCCGTTTCGGAGTCAGACAGGGGCCGCCCCGGAGCTCTACACCCTGGGCCACCGCAATGTGCAGGGATTGTTCTTTGATGCCGCCTCCGGCACGCTGTTCAGCCATGAGCACGGCCCCAAAGGTGGCGATGAGCTCAATATATTGGTACCGGGGGAAAACTACGGTTGGCCGGCAGTGACCCATGGGCTGGATTACACCGGAGCGCGAGTCTCACCCTACGAGCAATGGCCCGGCATACGCCCACCGCTCTGGCACTGGACGCCGTCCATCGCGCCTTCGGGTTTGACGCGTTATACCGGTACCTTATTTCCCGAGTGGGAAGGCAGTTTACTGGTCGGTGGCTTGGCGTCACGACAAGTGCATCGGCTGACGTTCACCGATGGGGTGATCACGGAACAGGCGCCGCTGTTTGGTGAGCTGCAGGCACGCATTCGGGACGTTCGGGTCGGCCCGGACGGGGCTGTGTATCTTGTGACGGACAGTCCGGAGGGGGAAGTACTCAGGGTAACGCCGGATTGA
- a CDS encoding ectoine synthase, with product MKIVRVQDIIGSEREVSAQQWTSRRLLLKKDGMGFSFHETIIKAGSEHTFWYKHHLEAVYCVGGNGSITDLATGETHEITDGTLYALDKHDKHILRGGTEDMRLICAFNPPVTGREVHDEDGAYLPDNSED from the coding sequence ATGAAAATTGTACGTGTGCAGGACATCATCGGCAGTGAACGCGAAGTCAGCGCACAACAGTGGACCAGCCGCCGTCTGTTGTTGAAAAAGGACGGAATGGGTTTCTCCTTCCATGAAACCATCATCAAGGCAGGCTCCGAGCACACGTTCTGGTACAAACACCATCTGGAAGCGGTTTACTGTGTGGGCGGTAATGGTTCGATCACCGACCTGGCCACGGGCGAAACCCATGAAATCACCGATGGCACTCTGTACGCGCTGGATAAGCACGACAAGCACATCCTGCGTGGAGGCACTGAAGATATGCGTCTGATCTGCGCTTTCAACCCGCCGGTCACCGGTCGTGAAGTGCACGACGAAGACGGTGCCTACCTGCCCGATAACAGCGAAGACTGA